From a single Bacteroidota bacterium genomic region:
- a CDS encoding SPASM domain-containing protein — protein MNRNLRDGWNFLSKSSPGRVINAIKVLSSFYYSRYTGKPSQWGLPISLSFEPTTSCNLRCPECPSGLRSFTRPTGMLEGDFFKKVIDELSDTLWYLIFYFQGEPYLNPRFLELVKFASSKGIYTAPSTNAHYLTEEAARKTVESGLDRLIISIDGTTQEVYEQYRIGGKLEKVIEGTKNIVKWKRELKSKTPHIIFQFLVVKPNEHQISEVKQLAKKLGVDEVGLKTAQVYDFENGNDLIPSIDKYSRYAQQKDGKWKIKNFLSNHCWKLWHSCVITWDGSVVPCCFDKDAWYKMGSLQTQPFKSLWQDTAYQNFRASLLRSRSEIEMCRNCTEGTKVWG, from the coding sequence ATGAACAGGAATTTACGTGATGGATGGAATTTTTTGAGTAAATCGAGTCCGGGGAGAGTGATCAATGCCATTAAAGTACTGAGCAGCTTTTATTATTCACGCTATACCGGAAAACCTTCACAATGGGGATTACCTATTTCACTTTCCTTTGAACCCACTACCTCCTGCAATTTACGTTGTCCTGAATGTCCGAGCGGGTTGAGGTCATTTACCCGTCCGACCGGCATGCTGGAAGGAGATTTCTTTAAGAAGGTGATTGATGAACTTTCCGATACACTCTGGTACCTGATCTTTTATTTTCAGGGAGAGCCTTATTTGAATCCCAGGTTTCTGGAGCTGGTAAAATTCGCATCTTCCAAAGGCATCTATACGGCGCCCTCCACCAATGCGCATTATCTAACGGAAGAGGCTGCCCGAAAAACGGTGGAATCAGGTCTAGACCGTTTGATCATCTCTATAGACGGAACCACGCAGGAAGTCTATGAGCAATACCGGATCGGTGGAAAGCTGGAGAAAGTTATTGAGGGGACAAAGAACATCGTAAAATGGAAACGCGAATTGAAATCCAAAACACCGCATATCATTTTTCAATTTTTAGTCGTGAAGCCCAATGAACATCAGATTTCAGAAGTAAAACAGCTTGCGAAGAAATTAGGTGTTGACGAAGTAGGATTAAAGACGGCCCAGGTTTATGATTTCGAAAACGGTAATGACCTAATTCCATCCATCGACAAATACTCACGGTATGCACAGCAGAAGGATGGTAAATGGAAAATCAAGAACTTCTTAAGCAACCATTGCTGGAAATTATGGCATAGCTGTGTCATTACCTGGGACGGCAGTGTTGTTCCTTGCTGTTTTGACAAAGATGCCTGGTATAAGATGGGCAGTTTGCAAACACAACCTTTCAAAAGTCTCTGGCAAGACACCGCCTATCAAAATTTCCGGGCCTCCCTCCTGCGCTCCCGCAGTGAAATTGAGATGTGCAGAAACTGTACAGAAGGGACCAAGGTTTGGGGATAG
- a CDS encoding fumarate reductase/succinate dehydrogenase flavoprotein subunit, which translates to MNLDSKIPAGPLAEKWDRHKFSCKLVNPSNKRKYDVIIVGTGLAGASAAASLAELGYNVKTFCFQDSPRRAHSIAAQGGINAAKNYRNDGDSVYRLFYDTVKGGDYRAREANVHRLAQVSVNIIDQCVAQGVPFAREYGGLLDNRSFGGAQVSRTFYAKGQTGQQLLLGAYSALNRMVGEGKVQSYTRHEMLELVMVDGQARGIIARDMVTGEIQRHSAHAVVLATGGYGNVFYLSTYARGSNSTAIWRSHKKGAYFGNPCFTQIHPTCIPVSGDHQSKLTLMSESLRNDGRIWVPKQKGDTRKPADIPEDDRDYYLERRYPSFGNLVPRDIASRAARDMCDKGYGVGKTGLAVYLDFSDAIRRMGEKTVESKYGNLFDMYKQITGDNPYQTPMMIYPAVHYTMGGLWVDYNLMTTIPGLYATGEANFSDHGANRLGASALMQGLADGYFVLPYTIGDYLADVERKPIANDSPEFMEAEKVVKERLSKLLSIKGNKTVHQFHRELGLIMWNHCGMGRNEMGLKEGIEKIRGLRDEFWKNLLVPGSDLELNQNLEKAGRVADFLELGELMMVDALHRNESCGGHFREEYQTPENEALRDDENFAYVAAWEYKGDGQPHQLHKENLVFENVKLTQRSYK; encoded by the coding sequence ATGAATCTCGATTCTAAAATACCTGCAGGTCCACTCGCTGAGAAGTGGGATCGTCATAAATTCAGTTGCAAGCTCGTTAACCCGTCCAATAAACGTAAATACGATGTGATCATCGTGGGTACGGGTTTGGCCGGAGCTTCAGCCGCCGCCTCTCTCGCTGAGTTAGGCTATAATGTTAAAACCTTCTGCTTCCAGGATTCGCCCCGTCGAGCGCATAGTATCGCCGCGCAGGGTGGAATCAATGCCGCAAAGAATTACCGTAACGACGGAGATAGCGTTTATCGTCTGTTTTATGATACCGTGAAAGGTGGTGATTACCGTGCCCGTGAAGCCAATGTACATCGACTCGCTCAGGTGAGTGTAAATATCATCGATCAATGTGTCGCGCAAGGTGTTCCCTTTGCCCGTGAGTACGGTGGTTTATTGGACAATCGTTCCTTCGGTGGTGCGCAAGTGTCACGTACTTTTTATGCGAAAGGTCAAACCGGACAGCAGTTGTTGCTGGGTGCTTATTCCGCCTTGAATCGTATGGTGGGTGAAGGAAAAGTTCAAAGTTATACGCGGCATGAGATGTTGGAGTTGGTGATGGTAGATGGACAAGCCCGCGGCATTATTGCCAGAGATATGGTCACCGGAGAAATCCAACGACACAGTGCACATGCTGTTGTTCTGGCAACCGGCGGATACGGAAATGTATTTTATCTTTCTACGTATGCACGCGGTTCTAACAGTACCGCCATCTGGAGATCACATAAAAAGGGAGCTTATTTTGGTAATCCCTGCTTTACACAAATTCACCCGACCTGTATTCCGGTTTCCGGCGATCATCAATCGAAGTTGACACTCATGTCGGAGTCGTTGCGGAATGACGGACGCATCTGGGTACCGAAACAAAAAGGAGATACACGTAAGCCGGCAGATATTCCTGAAGACGACCGCGACTATTATCTCGAGCGCCGTTATCCTTCCTTCGGAAATCTTGTTCCTCGTGATATTGCCTCCAGAGCAGCGAGAGACATGTGCGATAAGGGGTATGGTGTTGGAAAAACCGGCCTCGCTGTTTACCTTGATTTCAGCGATGCAATACGCCGTATGGGAGAGAAGACGGTAGAATCCAAATACGGAAACCTCTTTGATATGTATAAGCAGATCACCGGTGATAATCCGTATCAAACACCGATGATGATTTATCCTGCAGTGCATTATACGATGGGCGGATTATGGGTAGATTATAATCTGATGACTACGATTCCCGGATTGTATGCTACCGGAGAAGCGAATTTCAGTGATCACGGCGCTAATCGTTTGGGGGCCTCTGCATTGATGCAAGGTCTGGCAGATGGGTATTTCGTTTTACCCTATACGATTGGGGATTATCTGGCCGACGTGGAACGCAAACCTATCGCTAACGATTCTCCGGAATTTATGGAAGCAGAGAAAGTGGTTAAGGAAAGACTCTCGAAACTGCTCTCTATCAAAGGAAATAAAACAGTTCACCAGTTTCATCGCGAATTAGGGCTCATCATGTGGAATCATTGCGGGATGGGCAGGAATGAGATGGGATTGAAAGAAGGAATAGAAAAAATACGCGGATTGAGAGATGAATTCTGGAAGAACCTGTTGGTACCGGGCAGTGATCTGGAACTCAACCAGAACTTAGAGAAAGCGGGCAGGGTAGCCGACTTCCTTGAGCTGGGAGAACTGATGATGGTAGATGCACTTCACCGCAATGAAAGTTGTGGCGGGCATTTCCGTGAAGAGTATCAGACACCTGAAAACGAAGCATTACGTGACGATGAAAACTTCGCTTATGTAGCAGCATGGGAGTATAAAGGTGATGGACAGCCGCACCAGCTTCATAAAGAAAATCTGGTTTTCGAAAATGTTAAACTCACACAACGATCTTATAAATAA
- a CDS encoding succinate dehydrogenase/fumarate reductase iron-sulfur subunit yields the protein MSGNMNLTLKVWRQKNVKESGRFETYTAKNISPDMSFLEMLDEVNEDLIKGGKDPIAFDHDCREGICGMCSMYINGRAHGPVKGVTACQLHMRSFVDGDTITIEPWRAAAFPVLRDLVVDRTSFERIQQAGGYVSVNTGSAPDANAIPVPKDNADEAFNSAACIGCGACVAACVNSSAMLFLSAKVSQYALLPQGRVEAKRRVANMLKAHDDAGFGACTNTEACEAECPKGISVTNIGRLNREFAAASISGE from the coding sequence ATGAGTGGAAATATGAATCTTACACTGAAAGTCTGGAGACAAAAGAACGTCAAAGAAAGCGGACGATTTGAAACATATACAGCAAAAAACATCAGTCCTGACATGTCCTTTCTGGAGATGCTCGATGAAGTGAATGAAGACCTCATCAAAGGTGGCAAGGATCCTATTGCTTTTGACCATGACTGCCGGGAAGGCATTTGCGGGATGTGCAGTATGTACATCAACGGACGCGCACATGGTCCGGTAAAAGGGGTTACGGCATGTCAGTTACATATGCGCAGTTTTGTAGATGGAGATACCATCACTATCGAGCCCTGGAGAGCAGCAGCTTTTCCCGTGCTTCGTGATTTAGTGGTGGACCGCACATCCTTCGAGCGCATTCAGCAGGCAGGTGGTTACGTTTCGGTCAACACCGGTTCTGCTCCCGATGCTAACGCTATCCCCGTACCGAAAGACAATGCCGATGAGGCGTTCAACTCTGCAGCGTGTATCGGGTGTGGTGCTTGTGTTGCGGCCTGTGTAAACAGTTCGGCGATGTTGTTCCTTTCCGCGAAAGTGTCTCAATATGCCTTATTACCTCAAGGCCGTGTGGAGGCCAAGAGACGAGTGGCCAACATGCTCAAGGCCCATGATGATGCCGGTTTCGGGGCATGCACCAATACGGAAGCCTGCGAAGCGGAATGTCCTAAAGGAATTTCTGTTACTAATATCGGCCGGTTAAACCGTGAGTTTGCCGCTGCTTCTATTAGTGGAGAATAA
- a CDS encoding NAD-dependent epimerase/dehydratase family protein — protein sequence MQRKILVTGGAGFVASCLAQRLADNAENFVVIVDNLLTGSDAKLPVSVHDNVKFIKADVNNFNDISTIFSSFSFDYVFHYAALVGVKRTLANPVMVLNDLNGIRNVLDLCKNTCVKRVYFSSSSEVYGEPVEFPQNEHTTPLNSRLPYAIVKNVGEAYLRAYAQEFGLEFTIFRFFNTYGPKQSTDFVMSKFLFAALSNKDITIYGDGSQTRTFCYIDDNIDACLNAFYQNLIVNDVANIGSDYEITILDLARKIISITESSSKIIFLPALKEGDMTRRCPDISLMKQLLQRKLTPLDEGIHRLISARHTISA from the coding sequence ATGCAAAGAAAAATATTAGTGACCGGTGGTGCAGGTTTTGTTGCCAGTTGTCTCGCGCAGCGACTTGCCGATAATGCTGAAAATTTCGTGGTTATCGTTGATAATTTACTGACCGGTTCCGATGCGAAGCTGCCGGTTTCGGTACACGATAATGTGAAGTTTATTAAAGCGGATGTCAATAATTTCAATGATATCTCTACCATTTTTTCATCGTTTTCGTTCGATTATGTGTTTCACTATGCCGCTTTGGTCGGAGTGAAGCGTACTCTTGCAAATCCGGTTATGGTACTCAATGACCTGAATGGTATTCGCAATGTGCTGGATCTTTGTAAAAACACCTGCGTAAAGAGAGTTTATTTTTCTTCCAGCTCTGAAGTCTATGGAGAGCCGGTAGAGTTCCCTCAAAATGAACATACCACCCCTTTGAATTCACGCTTGCCCTATGCGATTGTGAAAAATGTTGGAGAAGCCTATCTCAGGGCATATGCACAGGAATTTGGACTTGAATTCACCATCTTTCGTTTCTTTAATACTTATGGCCCTAAACAAAGCACCGATTTCGTGATGTCAAAGTTCCTTTTTGCGGCACTCTCTAATAAAGACATTACTATTTATGGAGATGGAAGTCAAACAAGAACTTTCTGTTATATTGATGATAATATTGATGCTTGTCTCAATGCCTTTTACCAAAATTTAATTGTGAATGATGTGGCCAATATTGGCAGTGATTATGAAATTACAATTCTGGATCTGGCTCGTAAAATTATCAGCATCACTGAATCGTCCTCTAAAATAATTTTTCTGCCGGCCTTGAAGGAAGGGGATATGACACGTCGCTGCCCTGATATTTCATTGATGAAACAATTACTTCAGCGGAAATTGACCCCGCTGGATGAAGGTATTCATCGTCTCATCTCAGCACGGCATACGATCTCCGCCTAA
- a CDS encoding MMPL family transporter, giving the protein MFTWLSRFILRNRLWLTIIIGVTTVFMGYMATKIQLSYDFARILPESDPDFKAYESFKKKFGEDGSVMVLGVEDKNFYELSKFRDWYTLGDEIKALDGIEAVVSVSRLYTVQRNDSLQKFDVVPIVSKIPSTQSEVDSIRDAINNLPFYKNFIQNSETGATLMAITFDRAKLNTKNRIAVVQQIKERAEAFGEKNKLTVHLSGLPYIRTEITSKIVEEMKMFMVLAVLVTALVLFVFFRTFQVLFFSLIVVGVGVVWSVGTIALLGYKITILSGLIPPLIIVIGIPNSILLLNKYQVEYSRHFSQAKALARMVQRIGFTTFLANLTTAIGFFVFYFTHSSILMEFGLVAAINVMATWLISLFLIPIVFSYLAPPNVKHLKHLNAPRLNKMLDKVEKWVYHHPKTIYSVVAVIVLISVIGITKISTNGFVVDDLPKKDPVYVDMKFFESNFKGVLPLEFSINTREEGGALDQVTLQKINRLQKMLVQYPIMSKPLSVVDGIKFSYQAYNDNDPRFYVLPGALQLAEMSSFVGDMKGKGQMFKSFIDSTRQFTRVSVQMADIGSLKMETLMKELGPRVDSIFPPEKYETTITGNSLIFLKGNNYMFKNLMESILLAIVLISIIMITLFMSVRMILISILPSLIPLIITAGLMGFFSISLKPSTILIFSIAFGMASDQTIYFLTKYRHEMRSNPVMSISNAVTITIRETGVSMVYTAVILFFGFFIFSASSFGGTAALGKLLSVTLVVSMIANIILLPTFLLSLERRLTTKAFLSEPLFETHEEEEDIELNDLEIRKSDTPEKD; this is encoded by the coding sequence ATGTTTACCTGGCTCTCAAGGTTTATTTTACGTAATCGACTGTGGCTCACGATTATAATCGGGGTAACCACGGTATTTATGGGCTATATGGCAACCAAAATACAGTTGTCGTATGACTTTGCCCGGATTTTGCCGGAGTCGGATCCTGACTTTAAAGCCTATGAATCCTTTAAGAAGAAGTTTGGTGAAGATGGAAGTGTAATGGTACTCGGTGTGGAAGACAAAAACTTTTATGAATTGTCGAAGTTCCGCGATTGGTATACGCTGGGTGATGAAATTAAGGCACTCGATGGAATTGAAGCCGTGGTTTCCGTTTCACGACTCTATACTGTTCAACGCAATGATTCACTTCAGAAATTTGATGTGGTGCCCATTGTTTCGAAAATACCATCCACCCAATCCGAAGTGGATAGTATTCGTGATGCTATAAACAATCTCCCTTTTTATAAAAACTTTATTCAGAATTCAGAGACAGGTGCCACCCTTATGGCGATTACATTTGATAGAGCTAAGCTGAATACCAAGAACCGGATAGCCGTTGTTCAACAAATCAAAGAAAGAGCAGAGGCGTTTGGAGAGAAGAATAAACTCACCGTACATCTGAGTGGATTGCCTTATATCCGCACTGAAATCACCAGTAAGATTGTAGAAGAGATGAAGATGTTCATGGTGCTGGCCGTTTTAGTTACAGCCCTCGTTCTCTTTGTCTTCTTCCGTACTTTTCAGGTATTATTTTTTTCCTTGATCGTGGTAGGTGTGGGTGTAGTCTGGTCAGTGGGGACCATTGCGTTACTCGGGTATAAAATCACGATTCTTAGCGGATTGATTCCTCCGCTCATCATCGTTATCGGAATACCCAACTCGATTTTATTATTGAATAAGTATCAGGTTGAATACAGCCGGCATTTTAGTCAGGCGAAAGCCTTAGCGCGAATGGTGCAGCGAATTGGCTTCACTACCTTCCTGGCCAATCTCACGACAGCTATTGGCTTCTTCGTTTTTTATTTTACACATAGCAGCATTTTGATGGAGTTTGGTTTGGTAGCAGCTATCAACGTTATGGCCACGTGGTTAATTTCTTTGTTCCTTATTCCCATCGTTTTTAGTTATCTGGCGCCTCCCAATGTGAAGCACCTGAAACACTTGAATGCTCCACGATTAAACAAGATGCTGGATAAGGTAGAGAAATGGGTGTATCATCATCCCAAAACAATTTATTCAGTAGTTGCTGTTATTGTTTTGATTAGCGTAATCGGTATCACTAAAATTTCAACCAACGGATTTGTTGTAGATGATCTGCCAAAGAAAGATCCGGTGTATGTGGATATGAAATTTTTTGAGAGCAATTTCAAGGGCGTTTTACCGCTCGAATTTTCTATTAATACCAGAGAAGAAGGAGGTGCTTTGGATCAGGTGACGCTGCAGAAAATTAACAGGCTGCAGAAAATGTTGGTCCAGTATCCGATAATGTCAAAGCCTTTGTCGGTGGTAGATGGTATTAAATTCAGTTATCAGGCGTATAACGATAATGACCCCCGCTTTTATGTGTTGCCCGGGGCCTTGCAGTTAGCAGAGATGTCCTCTTTTGTCGGAGATATGAAAGGCAAAGGTCAGATGTTTAAAAGTTTCATTGACAGTACCCGACAGTTCACACGTGTTAGTGTCCAGATGGCGGACATTGGCTCTTTGAAGATGGAAACACTGATGAAAGAGTTAGGTCCCCGTGTAGATTCTATTTTTCCTCCTGAAAAGTATGAGACTACCATTACAGGGAATAGCCTCATTTTTCTGAAAGGGAATAATTATATGTTTAAAAATCTGATGGAAAGTATTTTGCTGGCCATTGTGCTGATTTCCATTATCATGATAACATTATTCATGTCGGTGAGAATGATTTTGATCTCCATTTTACCCAGTCTTATTCCTCTTATTATAACTGCAGGGCTCATGGGATTTTTTAGTATCTCTTTAAAACCCTCTACCATTCTTATCTTCAGCATTGCTTTCGGAATGGCTTCTGATCAGACTATTTATTTCCTTACCAAATACCGGCATGAGATGCGGTCTAATCCTGTAATGAGTATATCCAACGCCGTTACTATTACTATCCGTGAAACAGGAGTGAGTATGGTGTATACTGCTGTCATACTATTCTTTGGTTTTTTCATATTTAGTGCTTCGAGTTTCGGAGGAACAGCTGCCCTTGGTAAACTTTTAAGTGTAACCCTGGTCGTATCGATGATTGCCAATATCATATTACTCCCCACCTTTCTTCTGAGTCTCGAACGACGTCTCACTACCAAGGCCTTCCTCTCTGAACCACTCTTCGAAACCCACGAAGAAGAAGAAGACATCGAACTCAACGACCTCGAAATCCGCAAATCCGATACACCTGAAAAGGACTAG
- a CDS encoding aminopeptidase P N-terminal domain-containing protein, with protein sequence MKYQQIDPVFFTTNRARFTAQMKPKSIAFFNANDEMPRNGDANFIFRQNSDLFYLTGIDQEQTILVLFPDAPLPKYKEILFVRKTNEHIAVWEGHKYTKDEARAASGIQSVYWTEDYNSIIPMLMNHCETVLVNINENDRFVSDVPYRELRFAQQMKAAYPAHRFERSGPVLAHLRSIKHDIEIKLMQRAMDITEKAFRRVLRFVKPGVMEYEIEAEITHEFIRKRANGHAYTPIIASGPSACVLHYTENNRECKAGDVILLDFGAEYANYAADLTRCVPVSGEFTERQRDVYNAVLRVMKAATKMLIPGNTIEKYHVEVGKCMEEELITLGLISKEDVKNQNPELPAYKKYFMHGTSHFLGLDVHDIGDRYQPMQPGMVFTCEPGIYIPEEGLGIRLENDILVTSKTPIDLMSAIPLEIEDIEELMREAQHHA encoded by the coding sequence ATGAAATACCAACAAATCGACCCCGTCTTCTTTACCACCAACCGCGCACGCTTCACCGCTCAAATGAAGCCGAAATCTATTGCGTTTTTCAATGCCAACGATGAGATGCCGCGCAATGGTGATGCGAACTTTATCTTCCGCCAGAATTCTGATCTCTTTTATCTTACCGGCATTGATCAGGAACAAACGATTCTTGTGCTCTTTCCCGATGCACCACTTCCTAAGTATAAGGAAATTTTGTTTGTGCGTAAAACCAATGAACATATTGCGGTTTGGGAAGGACATAAATATACGAAGGATGAAGCCCGTGCCGCTTCAGGTATACAAAGTGTATATTGGACGGAAGATTACAATAGCATTATTCCTATGCTGATGAATCATTGCGAAACCGTACTCGTGAATATCAATGAGAATGACCGCTTTGTTTCGGATGTCCCCTACCGTGAGTTACGGTTCGCCCAGCAAATGAAGGCCGCGTATCCGGCTCATCGTTTTGAACGTTCAGGACCCGTGCTCGCACATTTACGCTCCATCAAACACGATATCGAAATCAAACTCATGCAACGCGCTATGGATATCACGGAAAAAGCGTTCCGTCGTGTCTTGCGTTTTGTGAAACCCGGCGTGATGGAATATGAGATTGAAGCAGAAATCACCCACGAGTTTATCCGTAAACGTGCTAACGGTCACGCTTATACCCCGATTATTGCCAGTGGTCCAAGTGCCTGCGTGTTACATTATACGGAGAATAACAGGGAGTGTAAAGCCGGCGATGTGATCCTCCTCGACTTTGGAGCAGAATATGCCAACTATGCTGCAGACCTGACCCGTTGTGTGCCGGTCAGCGGAGAGTTTACAGAACGCCAGCGTGATGTGTACAATGCAGTACTCCGTGTGATGAAGGCAGCAACAAAAATGCTTATCCCCGGCAATACAATAGAGAAATATCATGTGGAGGTGGGAAAATGTATGGAGGAAGAATTGATTACGTTGGGACTCATCAGCAAGGAAGATGTGAAGAATCAGAACCCCGAATTACCGGCCTATAAAAAGTATTTTATGCATGGAACTTCTCATTTCCTCGGTTTGGATGTACATGATATCGGTGATCGGTACCAACCCATGCAACCCGGGATGGTCTTTACCTGTGAACCCGGCATCTATATTCCCGAAGAAGGACTCGGTATCCGTTTGGAAAACGACATTCTCGTTACCAGCAAGACACCCATCGATCTCATGTCGGCTATCCCTTTAGAAATAGAAGACATTGAAGAACTCATGCGTGAAGCACAACATCACGCGTAG
- a CDS encoding succinate dehydrogenase cytochrome b subunit gives MTKFFEFLNSSVGRKWLMALTGLFLSLFLIVHVSGNLQLFKNDGGMAFNQYSVFMTTFPPIKIVSYLLYATILLHAINGFYLVIRNQKARPVKYASKKDTRSTSWASRNMGILGTVLLIFIVTHMINFWYQYKFGAMNWKTYVVEATTGKVVKEDMIPAADAATQNLQPVTMDYMGNTIIICKDLYAVVAEAFKNPAVVAFYVISMLALSYHLLHGFQSAFQTMGIRRKKFEGVIKGIGTFIFAILIPALFAAMPIFFLFVHK, from the coding sequence ATGACGAAATTCTTTGAGTTCCTGAACTCATCCGTTGGGCGAAAATGGCTGATGGCCCTCACCGGTCTCTTCCTGAGCCTATTCCTGATAGTTCATGTATCCGGCAACCTGCAGCTCTTCAAAAATGATGGCGGCATGGCCTTCAATCAGTACTCGGTCTTTATGACCACCTTTCCTCCTATTAAGATCGTTTCTTATCTCTTGTATGCTACCATTCTACTGCATGCAATTAATGGTTTTTACCTGGTGATTCGCAATCAAAAAGCGCGTCCCGTGAAATATGCGAGTAAGAAAGACACCCGTTCCACCTCCTGGGCATCCCGCAATATGGGCATTCTCGGGACAGTGTTATTGATTTTCATCGTGACGCATATGATCAATTTCTGGTACCAGTATAAATTCGGTGCGATGAATTGGAAGACATATGTGGTGGAAGCCACAACCGGAAAAGTAGTGAAAGAGGATATGATTCCCGCCGCAGATGCTGCCACACAAAACCTGCAACCGGTAACCATGGATTATATGGGTAACACGATCATCATCTGTAAAGATTTATACGCGGTGGTGGCCGAAGCCTTCAAGAATCCTGCTGTAGTTGCCTTCTATGTGATCAGCATGCTGGCACTTTCGTATCACCTCCTCCATGGATTCCAGAGTGCATTCCAGACGATGGGTATCCGCCGTAAAAAATTTGAAGGAGTGATTAAGGGCATAGGCACCTTCATCTTCGCCATCCTCATCCCTGCCCTCTTTGCCGCCATGCCCATTTTCTTCCTCTTCGTTCACAAATAA
- a CDS encoding DUF479 domain-containing protein, producing the protein MNYLSHLYLSTTPDIAIGNFIADHVKGSAVEMYKGEVREGIRIHRLIDSFTDAHPVVEESKARLRPEFRKYAPVIVDIYFDHFLARDWEQYHHLSLEEFAANSYRMLRENESMLPERALHMLNYMEPQNWLVSYGTLQGMQKALTGLSHRTTFESNMQHAHLFLEKHYTAFEEEFNRFFPEIRLYLSSLNDLRNE; encoded by the coding sequence TTGAACTATTTATCCCACCTCTACCTCTCCACCACCCCCGACATCGCTATCGGCAACTTCATCGCGGATCATGTCAAAGGAAGTGCTGTGGAGATGTACAAAGGTGAGGTGAGAGAAGGAATTCGGATACACCGCCTGATCGATTCCTTCACCGATGCTCATCCTGTTGTGGAGGAAAGCAAAGCCAGACTACGTCCCGAATTTCGTAAGTACGCCCCCGTTATAGTTGACATTTATTTTGATCATTTCCTTGCCCGCGACTGGGAGCAATACCATCATCTTTCTTTAGAAGAGTTTGCTGCCAATAGTTATCGGATGCTCCGCGAAAATGAAAGTATGTTGCCCGAACGGGCCCTCCACATGCTCAACTACATGGAACCGCAAAACTGGCTGGTGAGTTATGGTACATTGCAAGGGATGCAGAAAGCACTCACCGGACTCTCGCATCGGACAACCTTCGAATCCAACATGCAACATGCGCATCTCTTCCTCGAAAAACATTATACAGCCTTTGAAGAGGAATTCAATCGCTTTTTCCCTGAAATACGACTTTATTTGTCGTCCCTAAATGACCTCAGAAATGAATAA
- the rfbA gene encoding glucose-1-phosphate thymidylyltransferase RfbA: MKGIILAGGSGTRLHPLTIAVSKQLMPVYDKPMIYYPISVLMMAGINEILIITTPHDQPQFKKLLGDGKTLGCNFEYAIQPEPNGLAQAFVIGEKFIGNDKVALILGDNIFYGTGLQQLLQENIDPEGGIVFAYHVSDPERYGVVQFDKNKKAISIEEKPVTPKSNYAVPGLYFYNNDVIGIAKSLKPSPRGEYEITDVNKAYLEAGRLEVGILDKGTAWLDTGTFESLMQAAQFVQVIEDRQGLKIGCIEEIAYRMGFISKSELANLALVLIKSGYGKYLLSVAEEH; encoded by the coding sequence ATGAAGGGAATCATTTTAGCCGGAGGCTCAGGGACAAGACTTCACCCGCTTACTATCGCTGTGAGTAAGCAGTTGATGCCTGTTTATGATAAGCCGATGATCTATTATCCGATCAGTGTTTTAATGATGGCCGGCATCAATGAAATCCTTATCATCACTACTCCGCATGATCAGCCTCAGTTTAAGAAGCTGCTGGGAGATGGCAAAACGCTGGGTTGTAACTTTGAATATGCCATTCAACCGGAGCCGAACGGATTGGCCCAGGCATTTGTGATTGGCGAGAAGTTTATAGGGAATGATAAAGTAGCACTTATTCTGGGAGATAATATTTTTTATGGTACCGGATTACAACAACTCCTCCAGGAAAATATTGATCCGGAAGGCGGAATTGTTTTTGCCTATCATGTTTCTGATCCTGAACGTTACGGCGTAGTGCAGTTCGATAAAAATAAAAAGGCGATAAGTATTGAGGAAAAACCGGTTACACCTAAGTCGAATTATGCAGTACCCGGACTTTATTTTTACAACAATGATGTCATCGGTATTGCTAAATCATTGAAGCCCTCTCCCCGTGGTGAATATGAAATTACGGATGTGAATAAAGCTTATCTGGAAGCCGGTCGTTTGGAAGTGGGTATACTGGATAAAGGTACGGCCTGGTTAGATACCGGTACCTTTGAATCGCTCATGCAGGCGGCTCAATTTGTACAGGTAATCGAAGATCGTCAGGGCCTTAAGATTGGTTGCATTGAGGAAATTGCATACAGAATGGGCTTTATTTCTAAATCGGAGCTGGCAAATCTTGCTCTGGTTTTGATAAAAAGTGGTTATGGCAAGTATTTATTATCTGTCGCTGAAGAACACTAA